A region from the Gavia stellata isolate bGavSte3 chromosome 2, bGavSte3.hap2, whole genome shotgun sequence genome encodes:
- the SLC18B1 gene encoding MFS-type transporter SLC18B1 isoform X1 has protein sequence MGSRAADGAGSEQPPEDGVPEVLGEESRRLTREQLFTMAATASINFSSMICYSILGPFFPSEAEKKGASNTVVGLIFGCFALVNFFTSLMLGNYLTHIGAKFMFVAGMFVSGCVTILFGMLDKVPSGPMFIGLCFLVRAMDAVGFAAAMTASFSILAKAFPNNIATVLGSLEIFTGLGLVLGPPLGGFLYQSFGYEVPFITLGCVVLVLVPVNMCILPKYDSIPSKESFWKLILLPKVLLLCLTIFSLSACLGFLDPTMSLFILKKFKLPAGYVGLVFLGLALSYSLSSPLLGLLSDKLPYLRKWLLVSGGLMTAMCFFMLGPAPVLHIESQLWMFVLVLVLIGFSLGMSAIPVFPEILHCAYENGFEEGLSLLGLVSGLFNAMWSLGAFAGPTLGGFLNEKLGFEWASAIQGGWALLSGLATGIFYIIEATRSSSSSLQNPPGNNEERSHLMGSET, from the exons ATGGGCAGCCGGGCGGCGGACGGCGCGGGGAGCGAGCAGCCCCCGG aagaTGGCGTGCCAGAAGTTCTTGGTGAGGAATCAAGAAGGCTTACCAGAGAACAGCTATTTACAATGGCTGCAACAGCTTCTATCAACTTCAGTTCAATGATATGCTATTCAATCCTGGGACCCTTTTTCCCTTCAGAG gcagaaaaaaagggtGCCAGTAACACAGTTGTTGGCCTGATTTTTGGATGTTTTGCTTTGGTCAATTTCTTCACTTCTTTAATGTTGGGAAATTAT CTTACTCATATTGGAGCAAAATTCATGTTTGTGGCAGGGATGTTTGTTTCAGGATGTGTGACCATTCTGTTTGG aatgctGGACAAGGTGCCAAGTGGACCGATGTTCATTGGTTTGTGCTTTTTAGTAAGAGCAATGGATGCAGTAGGTTTTGCAGCAGCAATGACAGCATCGTTTTCAATCCTTGCAAAGGCATTTCCCAATAATATAGCTACTGTCCTG GGCAGCCTTGAAATTTTTACAGGACTCGGACTGGTGCTGGGCCCGCCTTTAGGTGGCTTTTTGTATCAATCATTTGGTTATGAGGTCCCTTTCATTACACTGGGATGTGTAGTGTTGGTCTTGGTGCCTGTGAATATGTGCATATTACCCAAATATG ATTCGATCCCTAGCAAGGAATCCTTTTGGAAGCTCATTCTTCTGCCGAAAGTCCTACTACTCTGTCTTACTATATTTTCGCTAAGTGCATGCTTGGGCTTTTTGGATCCCACAATGTCTCTATTTATCCTAAAGAAG TTCAAACTCCCAGCTGGTTATGTGGGCTTGGTATTCCTTGGTTTGGCACTCTCGTACTCCCTGTCTTCTCCACTCCTCGGACTCCTAAGTGACAAACTGCCA taCCTCAGGAAGTGGCTGCTGGTATCCGGAGGCTTAATGACAGCAATGTGCTTTTTCATGTTAGGACCTGCTCCTGTACTGCACATTGAAAG TCAGCTGTGGATGTTTGTGCTAGTGCTGGTTTTGATTGGCTTTTCCCTTGGCATGAGTGCTATCCCAGTGTTTCCAGAGATACTGCACTGTGCATA CGAGAATGGATTTGAAGAAGGTCTGAGTCTGCTGGGACTGGTGTCTGGGCTCTTCAATGCCATGTGGTCCCTTGG GGCATTTGCAGGTCCCACGCTGGGAGGATTTCTAAATGAGAAGCTGGGTTTTGAGTGGGCCTCGGCCATCCAAGGAGGATGGGCGCTGTTAAGT GGTCTTGCAACTGGAATATTTTATATCATTGAGGCAACAAGAAG TTCCAGTTCCAGCCTGCAAAATCCTCCTGGTAATAATGAAGAAAGATCTCATCTGATGGGCAGTGAAACATAG
- the SLC18B1 gene encoding MFS-type transporter SLC18B1 isoform X2 — MAATASINFSSMICYSILGPFFPSEAEKKGASNTVVGLIFGCFALVNFFTSLMLGNYLTHIGAKFMFVAGMFVSGCVTILFGMLDKVPSGPMFIGLCFLVRAMDAVGFAAAMTASFSILAKAFPNNIATVLGSLEIFTGLGLVLGPPLGGFLYQSFGYEVPFITLGCVVLVLVPVNMCILPKYDSIPSKESFWKLILLPKVLLLCLTIFSLSACLGFLDPTMSLFILKKFKLPAGYVGLVFLGLALSYSLSSPLLGLLSDKLPYLRKWLLVSGGLMTAMCFFMLGPAPVLHIESQLWMFVLVLVLIGFSLGMSAIPVFPEILHCAYENGFEEGLSLLGLVSGLFNAMWSLGAFAGPTLGGFLNEKLGFEWASAIQGGWALLSFQFQPAKSSW; from the exons ATGGCTGCAACAGCTTCTATCAACTTCAGTTCAATGATATGCTATTCAATCCTGGGACCCTTTTTCCCTTCAGAG gcagaaaaaaagggtGCCAGTAACACAGTTGTTGGCCTGATTTTTGGATGTTTTGCTTTGGTCAATTTCTTCACTTCTTTAATGTTGGGAAATTAT CTTACTCATATTGGAGCAAAATTCATGTTTGTGGCAGGGATGTTTGTTTCAGGATGTGTGACCATTCTGTTTGG aatgctGGACAAGGTGCCAAGTGGACCGATGTTCATTGGTTTGTGCTTTTTAGTAAGAGCAATGGATGCAGTAGGTTTTGCAGCAGCAATGACAGCATCGTTTTCAATCCTTGCAAAGGCATTTCCCAATAATATAGCTACTGTCCTG GGCAGCCTTGAAATTTTTACAGGACTCGGACTGGTGCTGGGCCCGCCTTTAGGTGGCTTTTTGTATCAATCATTTGGTTATGAGGTCCCTTTCATTACACTGGGATGTGTAGTGTTGGTCTTGGTGCCTGTGAATATGTGCATATTACCCAAATATG ATTCGATCCCTAGCAAGGAATCCTTTTGGAAGCTCATTCTTCTGCCGAAAGTCCTACTACTCTGTCTTACTATATTTTCGCTAAGTGCATGCTTGGGCTTTTTGGATCCCACAATGTCTCTATTTATCCTAAAGAAG TTCAAACTCCCAGCTGGTTATGTGGGCTTGGTATTCCTTGGTTTGGCACTCTCGTACTCCCTGTCTTCTCCACTCCTCGGACTCCTAAGTGACAAACTGCCA taCCTCAGGAAGTGGCTGCTGGTATCCGGAGGCTTAATGACAGCAATGTGCTTTTTCATGTTAGGACCTGCTCCTGTACTGCACATTGAAAG TCAGCTGTGGATGTTTGTGCTAGTGCTGGTTTTGATTGGCTTTTCCCTTGGCATGAGTGCTATCCCAGTGTTTCCAGAGATACTGCACTGTGCATA CGAGAATGGATTTGAAGAAGGTCTGAGTCTGCTGGGACTGGTGTCTGGGCTCTTCAATGCCATGTGGTCCCTTGG GGCATTTGCAGGTCCCACGCTGGGAGGATTTCTAAATGAGAAGCTGGGTTTTGAGTGGGCCTCGGCCATCCAAGGAGGATGGGCGCTGTTAAGT TTCCAGTTCCAGCCTGCAAAATCCTCCTGGTAA
- the LOC104263034 gene encoding LOW QUALITY PROTEIN: pantetheinase-like (The sequence of the model RefSeq protein was modified relative to this genomic sequence to represent the inferred CDS: inserted 3 bases in 2 codons; substituted 1 base at 1 genomic stop codon), translating into MGLPKARVSAVLLVLFALEACAPDGYVAAVYEHSVVLSKDAEVPVSPEEALMLRDKNMAILEAAIKEAARQGAHIIVIPEDGIYGWVFTRETIYPYLEDIPDPQVDWIPCADPGRFAPSPVLERLSCLARNNSIYVVANTGDKKPCNSSDSRCPSDGRYQYNTNVVFDSEGKLVARYHKYNLFVTEKQFNYPKDPEFVTFNTSFGYFGIFTXYHDPAVVLASRFQVDTILFPTAWGNTLPLLSAVQFYSAWAMGMGVNFLSANTRNSTLDMTGSGIYAPDGPRAYYYNTETENGHLLVTELSSCPRLSPDYPAAVNWKLYASRIKHLPSNNCYFSGVIYHDLFFTELTEPEGNHAICQQDLCCHLSYKMAEKQXDDIYVLGAFDGXHIVEGEYYLQICTLLKSKSTDLNTCGQLVEAAQTKFEMLSLSGTFGTNYVFPEVLYSGVQLAPGEFEVLTEGRLISRTSTSKLVLSVTLFGRWYEKDPPHTQQASP; encoded by the exons ATGGGGCTTCCTAAAGCCCGTGTCTCTGCTGTGCTTTTGGTGCTGTTTGCTCTGGAGGCCTGTGCCCCGGACGGCTACGTCGCAGCCGTCTATGAGCACAGCGTGGTCTTGTCAAAGGATGCTGAAGTGCCGGTTTCTCCTGAGGAGGCCTTGATGCTGAGGGACAAAAATATGGCAATTTTGGAAGCGGCCATCAAAGAAGCAGCCAGACAG GGTGCCCATATCATTGTGATTCCTGAAGACGGCATTTATGGCTGGGTCTTCACAAGGGAAACAATATACCCTTATCTTGAGGATATCCCAGACCCACAGGTGGACTGGATTCCATGTGCTGATCCTGGAAG GTTTGCTCCCTCACCCGTGCTGGAAAGACTGAGCTGTCTGGCGAGAAATAACTCCATCTATGTGGTTGCGAATACGGGAGACAAGAAGCCGTGTAATTCCAGTGATTCAAGGTGCCCAAGTGATGGTCGCTATCAGTATAATACCAACGTTGTCTTTGACTCAGAAGGGAAATTGGTGGCTCGTTATCACAAG TACAACCTTTTTGTGACAGAGAAACAGTTTAATTACCCCAAGGATCCAGAATTTGTGACTTTCAACACATCCTTTGGCTACTTTGGCATTTTCAC CTACCATGACCCAGCTGTGGTCTTGGCAAGCAGATTTCAGGTTGACACCATTCTGTTCCCAACTGCTTGGGGTAACACTCTCCCACTGTTGTCAGCGGTCCAGTTTTACTCAGCATGGGCGATGGGAATGGGCGtcaattttctttcagcaaataCACGCAACTCCACTTTAGATATGACAG GGAGTGGTATTTATGCCCCAGACGGTCCAAGAGCATATTATTACAATACAGAAACGGAAAATGGTCACCTTTTGGTGACAGAACTGAGTTCATGCCCACGTCTCTCTCCTGACTACCCTGCTGCTGTTAACTGGAAGTTGTATGCCAGCAGGATCAAACACCTTCCGTCAAACAACTGCTATTTCAGTGGGGTCATTTACCATGATCTCTTCTTCACGGAGCTCACTGAACCCGAGGGAAATCATGCCATTTGCCAGCAGGACCTCTGTTGCCATCTGAGTTACAAGATGGCAGAGAAGCAGTAAGATGACATTTATGTTCTGGGTGCCTTTGATG CACACATTGTTGAAGGAGAGTATTATTTGCAG ATATGCACGCTGCTCAAGAGCAAGAGCACAGACCTGAACACATGCGGGCAGCTGGTGGAGGCGGCTCAGACCAAGTTTGAGATGCTCTCCCTCAGTGGCACCTTTGGCACCAACTACGTCTTTCCAGAAGTCTTGTACAGCGGGGTGCAGCTGGCTCCTGGGGAGTTTGAG GTGCTAACTGAGGGACGTCTGATAAGTCGGACTAGTACATCAAAGCTAGTTTTGAGTGTAACACTCTTTGGGAGGTGGTATGAAAAGGACCCTCCACACACACAGCAAGCTTCACCATGA